A window of Drosophila sulfurigaster albostrigata strain 15112-1811.04 chromosome X, ASM2355843v2, whole genome shotgun sequence genomic DNA:
gctataattataaccattacttatttttaaaattgaatcaGTTTATGTTCTTTTATTCTAAATTCTtccagagaattacccatatataaaatatagactATATAGAACGTTAGCTGCAGTTCGATATTGTGATCGTTCAAGTGTCAGAGACTTAAAGTGCACAATTATCTATTGTTTCATAATAGGGAACACTCGTTATTCTCACAATTTATGGCATTCTTATggtgcatattatttttttacttgtatatattaaatctGCTGAAGCATATATTTTAGCAAAAGTTGGAATATGAAATTACGAAtatcacaaaaagaaaacaatttaatttctacAAAGTTTTTGATgcgaaataattatttatttatctaaagTGAAAAAGTGAATATTAAGATTCTTTTTATCGCTGTAAAATGAACGCTATTGACTACTAATTGATAAAGCTAAAAATGggcatatataaatatttattactttctaAAAGTGAGTTGCTTTCTTGTAATATGCAAATTCCGACATAATAACGCAGTCAATTTATATTGAGagcaataaataatgcaaGCTAGAAATGAGCtcataaatatcataaatattctATTGCTTAAACAGTGATTaatcatttttgaaatttcttaaacatttagattaatttattttatgaatcgGACTGTATATGGGTTATTCCAaaacggaatttgtcccgtgcgagactctttacattgaaaataacattaacttaaataattttgtaaataagaaaagtttatttttatagctctagataagtactttaattagagctaagaatggttttggaattttctttctgttttgtgttctgttgtgataattgcaaaaattaaccaattcgtacgcaaaatcaaaaaatgaacgaaattatatattttatcggaaaacagatcaagttcctaaaatcaatcttagctctaaatatagtgcttatctagagctttaagaataacattcacttatttttaaaattgtttcagtttatgttattttcactgcagtgcactgtaaaaagtctcgcacgggccatggaattacccatatgtatatttctttttataatattgtaagatttaatatgattatttttttattactggaaattatctttatttatgtaattttttttttattattttgctagacttgttaattaattgtgtgttttttgaGTTCATTGAGTAGAAgtattatgtttttaatactaatttttattttttattatcacTCATTAATTGTTtgattaattgttttttgagTTCCTTCAGTAAGTACCTCTAAGAGTGCCTTGAGACACTTatcatataatttgtttaatgtgAAAAACGAGAGGTTTTTAAGTCATTTGAATTACAGTTACCAGTTGGCAGTAATcaaatatcatatatatatggcCAACTGAAAAACATAATGTATTTGAAATGCCTTTCGTTTCTtagataatacaaattatatgaaGATTGCCTTATATGAACTTTGAGGGTTAGactatttatttctttatgtttGATAATTTTCTAAAAAAGGAAGTTGCCATAAATGGAAGTcataaagcaattaaataacCTTTCGCTAACAGAAATTATCTCTTTTTGTTACTAATTTTACGATTTTCTAcatctttatttatattatataattttgtaggcaattaattaaatcgtTTTTTGAATTACTTTTCGCTGGCAGAAATGATTCTGTGTAATGTTTCTAATATGTTAATTTTCTTAAtgtttttacataattttctaTAGTagattaaatatactatttatagtttatagtatactaaaaatatttctacCTAATTCTACAGCCAATTTCCGCTACGAAGGTATCATACTggtaaagaaacaaaaaaagattctTTATAGtgttttaaatatgataatttCCTTAACCTTTTTCCATACATTTGCatagaataaatatactatttaaactttatagttaaatatactatttatagtttatagcgtaatatactatttatagtttttagtatatatttaataccaTGCATTTTCTACCTGCAGCCAATTTCCGCTACGAAGGTATCATTCTGGTAAAGAAAGGAAAAAGATTCTTTGTAATGTTTCTAATATGATAATTTCCTTAACATTTTTCCATCATtatctatagtatataaaatatactatttatagtttatagttGAATGTTCTAGTTATAgcttatagtatattaaatatgtatatgcattttCTACCTGCCATGATAATTTCCTCAAGCATAATTTtgtatagtataaatatactaataaatagtttatagctaaatatactatttatagtttatagtatatatttaataccaTGCATTTTCTACCTGCAGCCAATTTCCGCTACGAAGGTATCATTCTGGTAAAGAAAGGAAAAAGATTCTTTATAATGTTTCTAATATGATAATTTCCTTAACctttttccacaattttgtatagtatattaaatatactatttacaGTTTATAGTCTAATTCactatttatagtttatagtattttaaatatatttctatctgCAGCCAATTTCCGCTACGAAGGTATCATACTggtaaagaaacaaaaaaagattctTTATAGtgttttaaatatgataatttCCTTAACCTTTTTCCATACATTTGTATAGagtaaatatactatttaaactttatagttaaatatactatttatagtttatagcgtaatatactatttatagtttttagtatatatttaataccaCGCATTTTCTACCTGCAGCCAATTTCCGCTACGAAGGCATCATTGTggtaaagaaacaaaaaaagattctTTATAATGTTTCTAATATGATAATTTCCATAaccttatttcattattttgttaagtatataaaatatactatttatagtttatagttatatatactaatatataatatattaattatttgcattttttaccTGATATAATAATATCCTCAACCCTTTTGCATCATTTtgaatagtaaaaatatactaataaataatttatagctaaatatactatttatagtttatagtatatttaatacatatatgcattttCTACCTGCAGCCAATTTCCGCTACGAAGGCATCATTCTGGTAAAGAAGACGTCGCCAATCAAATCGCTGCAGGAGCTGCGCGGTGCAAAGTCCTGTCACACTGGCTTCGGACGCAACGTTGGCTACAGGATTCCCATCACCAAGTTGAAGAACACCCATGTGCTGAAGGTGTCCGCCGATCCGCAGATTTCGGCCACCGAACGTGAACTCAAAGCGCTGTCCGAGTTCTTTTCGCAATCCTGTTTAGTGGGCACTTACTCTGCTCACCCGGACACGGATCGTCTGCTGAAGAAGAAGTATCCGAATCTGTGCGCACTCTGCGAGAATCCCACGCAGTGCAACTATCCGGACAAGTTCAGTGGCTACGATGGCGCAATACGCTGCCTGGACAAGGGACAAGGCGAGGTGGCCTTCACCAAGGTGCAGTTCATCAAGAAGTATTTCGGCTTGACGGGCAACGCAACGGCACCGCCCGCCGAGGGCAAACCCGAGGACTTTGAGTATCTGTGCGAGGATGGCACACGTCGCCCGGTGACTGGGGCAGCTTGCTCCTGGGCCCAACGTCCCTGGATCGGTTACATTTCGAATGAGCAGGCAGTGCATGGCGAACAGAAGTTGCATCAACTGCAGACGCGTCTGGAGAAGTTCTTCGAGAACGGTTTGCATGCGGAGAACAAGGATGCCGCTGCCCATTTGCTGATCCAACCGAATGCGGTGTATCATAGCAAATCCGAGGCCGTCGATCCCAAAGTGTACCTAGAGCGTGCCGGCTACAAGGATGTGATTGAACGCGATGGCAGCGCCATTCGCAAGCTGCGTCTGTGCGTGCAACGCGACACCGAGCTCTCCAAGTGCGAGGCACTGCATCGTGCCGCCTACGCACGCGATGCCCGGCCAGAGCTTGAGTGTGTGCAGTCCGTCGATTGCATTGAGGCCTTGGCCAGCAACAAGGCCGATGTCACGGTGCTGACAGCTGGCAGCTATGCGGATGCTCGTGGCAAGCAATTGATACCGCTTGTCTATGAGCAGTTGCCCTCTGAGCAGCTGTTGGTGGCTGTGGCGCCTCCCTCGCTCAGCCGCGATGCCCTGCAGCAGGCTCCAATGTAAGCAATCAATCTTTTCCAAACTTTGTCACAAACTAAAGTCTTGTCTTCTTCTTCGTGCAGCAACTACGATGCCAGCAGCGAACGTGCGCGCTTGAGTGCCGCCTTGTTGAACAAACGTCGCAGCTTGGATTGGTGCAACATTGTCCCCAGCAAGGAACAACAGCTGCTCATTGTGCCCGCCCAGCAGTTGGAGCAGCACAAGGATTGGCAGCTCGTCTGCCCAACGCTTGAGCGTCGTCCGGTCACCGATGTTGCCGCCTGCAATGTTGAGGTGCAGCTTCCCAATGCGATCTTTGCACGCTCCGATGCCACCAGCGTCGAGCAGGAGACCATCAAGCATCTGTTCTCGCTGATCTCGGAACGTTTCGGGGATCACGGCAAGTTCGTCGATGTCTTTGGCCTGTTCAGCGAGTACCAGAAGGGCGAGAAGAATGTCATCTTCAATGTAAGTTGTGAAAATCATTTGCTCCTAGCTTCTAGCCTTGCTTATGCTTATACTGATTCTTTGCAGGACGATGCCTCGGAGCTCGTCACTGAGCTGAAGAGCGACTATCAGAACGAGCACATTTACAACGAGCTCAAGTGCGATGGCAACAAGATTCCCAAGCAGTGAATCTCTTGAAGCGTGCCGCGCCTCTCCTCTAATATTAACTATAGCTATGGATATGCATACTATTTtccgtatttttttttttcttcttctgaaTATACGTACATGAGAATACTATAATACATTTGCGTTTTTAATAGCAGCTTATCGCTAAAACTTTAGATTTCGTTTGAAAACAAGTGAAAAAGGCTACAGACAATTGTATCAGACTGTCAGATACATTTTAccctttttgaataaaagcaaaccagtgtggtattatttctaaaatataccaaattgatataccgaaaatactgaaagtacatatattaaatggCTTATCGAAgttgtactacattcaaacCCCATaccattcaaaagtatttcttaaataacttccacaacTTTTACTCGAttgcaaaaacattttctgaaatcataaattgtagttattattaCCTGTGCGACtatagcttcaaaattacgacTCTAAACTCAAAagttcggtatattaatacagaaaaatattagtatatcgatgtaAACATTCCCAATATACCATATGCCAGATTGTGATCAAAAGCAGCTAAGactcaattgaatttgaagttttttactacacaaaagtatttcctaactaggcacaaagttataatacccttttcacatatgtgtagcgggtattaaAAGGAGAGCATACACATATtcgaaatttatatatactacaatGAAATACTGACACAGTAAGCATAATCAACCTTACGACCAATTTGCTCTggtaacattttttcaaaaattatattatttatttgtgccCTAAGAATAGTATGATAAACATTTACCTATAAGGAAAACATTTCTTTGCCTAATATTTCTCTATAAGTAAGGCACCTTAAGTATCTGAAACCTACAAAGAAACAAAGGGAATCCTTGATTTTGGCAGGAAATCATTACAAATTGGAACTGTTAACACAAATCAGACATGAAATCATCTTGTCTGATGTCGAATACCCATTTGAATCAATGTTGGTTTTCTTCAAAGAAACTCTAATTTGACTAATATCTAATTTCACAAAGTGACGCACAGCTTTGAGGGGTCTGTagtgtatatagtattaaCAATAAACGCGGGCGAAGCtgctctataaatataaaaagctaTGGAAAAGGTTGAGTCACTCTAGCTTACAGAATTGTACAATTATCATTCAATGTGCATATAGACAGAAGACTCagtgtaaataataatgaattttcatagacttttttttcttcaaattataataattgcaaaaatattccCTCATATCCAATCAAGTAAAAAATCGGCTTGcctttttaatgtttttattcaaaaaaaacatacactttgctatttatttgttggGCAAAATGGAACCAATTCGCGCTAGTGTATAAATGTTTACGTATACagatatacaagtatatatagttacacatatatgtatatataattgtgtatgtatgtatatatttattttaatatatatatatatataatttttgttgtatgtaaaatcgccaaaaaaataaatgaaatcgCACGTTTCTCACTAGTTGCAACATGTTGTAAAACGGAAAGTTGCAACATGatccttttgttgtttgtttgtagaACGGAGCGATAGAAACAGCAATGAAAATTCGTTGAAAAATAGGGAAGAGATGGTGAAGGAGAGTagtagtagaagaagaagaagaggcagCGCTGCTTTAGTCGGAGGCTTCGTTGCGTTTCTGCTGCTCTGTCGTCGACTCAGCGCCACTGGCagtctcctcctcctcggAATAGTCCTCGTCGTGTGTGTGGGTGACCACAGTGGGCGTCGATGGGCGTGTGTGCACAATGGAGCTCTGCGTAGAAAGTTCAGTTGTcttaatatttactatttgtaaacgatataccaaattattataccaaaaatatactaaaatataccatatatatatggtatatcataTTACTACTTCTAATGGTATAATCagtttaatataccaataaatactaaaatataccaaaggcaatgtttggtatattgatatactactacattcaaagtataccataatgtaaaaatgtttatatattttactcgtatattgtatttactcgtgtattgtatagtatattgatataccacatattTACCATatgccaaaaaatacaacaatataccaaaggcaatttttagtatattgatataatactgcATTCCAAGTATAccataaagttaaaatacttataaacATTActatacggtatattttgaaagtggTAGTAATCTAATACATATTTACTAcatcaaaatactaaaatataccaaagggaatatttgctatatatgtatgttctactacattcaaagtaCACCATAAAGTTATggtggtttattttaaatgtggaagtatacatacatatatggtatatgtatataagtatatgtacatatatggtataaatatatattgagtaTATAGTTTAgcataaagttaaaatacttatacacttttgtctatggtatatattaaatatggaagtatatcatatataatatttagtataagtATGTggtgtaaaaatatattgagtACTTACGGCACGATGCAGATCCTTGGGATCCTTGACGGGCgaattgttgctgccattcTGTGATTCATCTGCACGCACAGTGGTGCCGGAAACAGAGCCGGAAACGGAGCCAGAACCGGAACCGGAACCAGAACCGGAAGTTGAGCCAgtgttcttgctgctgctgctgctgctcgcatCCTCGAGTGTTGTGCTGGACGAGgatggcggcggtggcggcggctgATGCACCTGATCGTGAGCCACCGTCGACtcgtgtggcagcagcatcgcCGGTGCTCGGAACATGTACGAGAAGGGGTAATAGATGAGATTGAGCAGCGTGGCGGCATACACATCGGCATATCGCACCACTTGGCTGGAGAAGAACGTTTGTCGCGATCCCGAGCGGAAGAGTGAACCCATCATGCCATAGGACATGTCCATTTTGTGTGTGACATCGCGTATGCTGGTGCGCAGATGCGATATGTCCGGCTTAACCTTGGCACTCGAGTCCAGATCGCGATACAAATCACCCAGATTAATGTCCAAATTCTGGAGTTGAGCAAACAATTGACACTCGTCGGTCCACACGTGCAACTCCCGCACGAGCTCGGGCACAATGAGGAACGTGCGCCAGCCGCGTATCTTCTTCGATTTGAGTATGTCGCCAAAGATGTGATCGCCCACATAGAGCACATCCTTGCCCTTGGCATTGATGAATTTGGTGAAGAGTTCGCACGAACCCCCCGAATACACTTGCCCCGGCTGCAGTGGCCCAATGTGTGTGCCAATCTTCAGGCTGCCCGTCTTTGTGTCCACCTGTCGCAGCACGGTTCCCTCGTCGAAGAACAGCGGCTTCCTCGCATCCACCACGATCACATCGAAGTAGGTCTTCCAGTCGCGATGCGGTTCATTCACATCGGCGCCATGGGGAAAGTCAAACAGATAGGTCATGATCTCGTTGGTGTACGTATAATCGCTGTTCGTTAGCATGAACACCTTGGCACCCGAGACGCGGATGCGCGACAGCACTGTGGGCAAGCGAGCATCCTTCTTCACATAGTACGCCATGTTCTAcagagaagagagagcgagaaattGGAGGACAGAGAGAAATTAGAACATTTTctttacatttaaaaagtgtaaaaatataatataaagttAAGAGTAAGTGAACTAGAAATaagtaatttcaaattatgcGAATAATGAGAGAGAATTTTGTAATGGAAAATAAGAAGTACACcttaaagtttaaaaatttctatactatggtatattaatatataatatatggtataCTAATATACCGTTTAGAAATTAGTAATACCAATTACAGTTTACAGAAGGAAAGAAGTTTTTGTAACGGAAAATACAAAGCATAccataaagtatttatactttttaactatttatttttgtttatattacatactatatatactatatggtatatttttaatgtggtagatatataccatatataaattatataccatatataaatttataatctcAATTACACTTTACAGAACGAGAGAGAATTTTGTATACTAtactttattgtatatttttaattaggtagtatatttgtataccaTATAATTACTTTCATTTCTACTTCAACATATAAAAAGActttattacaataattttgaaaaaaataaaatccctAAATATCTGttttgcaaaattgaaaacataataacatacaaataattttcttattaataaaattaaaaataaaaatgtaattgtttaatttccTCCATAAATTGTTCACGttctttaaattatgttttcagTAGTTAATATTTTGAGGTAGAAACATGCAATTGGTACTTTTTCTCTTTAAGCAGGTACAGAAGGCtactattcttaaaatataccaaaaaaatgctAACATATACCACAggctatatatggtatatatacatatgacAAATTTCTACTATTACAACTACTACTAGTAGTATAATCAAattagtatatacaaaaattggtatattgatatattaccATTCACATTTCCAACattaataacttaaacaaatcataaaaaatggcTTACGCGGTAAAAATGACTTTAAAAAACTAGAATCCAATCTAATCAAGttcttaaaacaataattacgaattgcaaaattctttaaacattatttgaaactaaaaaaacGTTCTTGATGAGATGATTTCTATCTTTAATCATTAAAGAATTTTGAATTGCATAACTATCATTTGCAATTGATGAATGTAAGACGGAAGAGAAGCTAGTGATTAACTCACCTGTGTGGTACGACGCTTCAGATCGCCATCGGAATGCACCCAGTCGACGGCACGACGCACGTCCTGGAAAATCGACTTATaggtaaaaagaaaatcacCAGCTTTGATGCCGCGTTCAACGCTatagaaaaagagagacagagacataaagagagaaaaattaaaatagagaTAAGAGTGATAGGTAGTTATTTACATTAtcataattaaactaaaactaCAAATAGATAGACagattaaaaattgaaaatactaaacttAACTTACCGCACAAATTCAGAGCTATGGTTAAAGAAATCGACAAGACAGGCCAACAAATATGTCTCTGGCAAATTGAATAGCGTATTGAGCACATAAACACGCGACTCATCCAGCTTTAAAAACTTGTTCGGATACAACTCGTACACCTGGTGACTGAATtggaatttaatatttacttcaaatttgttattcTCAATTAATGAATTGACTTACTGCTTGATGAACTCAAAGCCATGCACACAGACCAAAATGTTGCCATAGGCATCGACCTTCAGCAGATTGCCGTAGAGCGTGTCGAACCAAAGGCCGCGCACTGGAAATGTTGGATCgtattcaaattgcaaaatctCCTTGGGATATCCCATCGACACCAGACGCTCCTTGACCAAATTGAATCCCAGCTGCTCATATTGCGGAGATTTGTACTCTAAAAAGTTGAGTAGAACAATTTaagatttgcatttttggtatttagcAATAGATTTCAATGCTTACCTGCCAATGTATAGTCCATGTCGAAGCCATAGTACTTAATGTTCTCCAAATGCAGCGAACGGTTCACAAAAACTCTGCAagacacaaaaataaatatatgtttaatcCAAGAGCTATTTGAgattattgtataaatatttattgtatatatgtagattggaatattttttttaaatattttgaaaatgttgatgGTGAAATATAACTTTTGAAGCTCGTATGCACTACTACACtacacttttttatattttgaaaataggCTCGAAATATTATTACCTGCATGTTAAGCTCTTAACTGTAAGtctatgttttttatttgtttcctGTTTACTGTTGCCATCTTAAAAACTTATACgttttataattacataatCGTAAGTAAATTTAGCTTGTAGtgatctttctctctctctctctcactgtctATGTctcttttctttgtttatattaaactttaataaacCATGTCGTAGTAAgcttatttaataaatatacattttttttaatctacGGCGAAAACAGCTATCTTTAAAAGAGATTTTTAGATTGATTAAAaatcgttgcatactttcaggcaaCCACAAAAAATGCAGCTGCtaatttcaaatgttatttacaaaaaaataaatctttcaATAGCATAAcgatatttttcttaaaatataacgaacaattatatcaaaaatataataaaatagataAACTACTACAACCTCTAGGagttatattaatataccgataaaatactaaattataccaacgacaatacttggtatattgttatttgtGTATTATAATTCTTAGAATTACACGATAATCTTACAAAAATgtgcttaaataaaaatccCTAAGAAGAGGTAACTCTTTTTATCttctctttatatttttacacttttaGGTACCTAATTTAAAGATTGTTCAATCTAAAGTTTAGATACAGTTcattaaacaacatttattattataatcttGCACGCTTTAAACTTTGTATAAGTTATTACTTGCTTTGAATGTTGCtagcaaattatatttgattgaATAACTTTCGTACTTTTGACTTTCCAGCTgacataaattgtatttaaatttctacaaattgttgttactTAATctctaattattttaatacccAGTTCTCACTTCGtttattctattctattcaattcaataattgtgaaaccagttgtatatttttttaaactacTGACGACACATTATCTGGAATCTAAAAATTGAATGCGAAAGGAGCACAATAATCATCATTTCATGCAAGTGAAAGAATCTAAAGAGC
This region includes:
- the LOC133847495 gene encoding cytosolic purine 5'-nucleotidase isoform X4, with translation MSDSAPNTPGPNSVPKKYYRHAAHRVFVNRSLHLENIKYYGFDMDYTLAEYKSPQYEQLGFNLVKERLVSMGYPKEILQFEYDPTFPVRGLWFDTLYGNLLKVDAYGNILVCVHGFEFIKHHQVYELYPNKFLKLDESRVYVLNTLFNLPETYLLACLVDFFNHSSEFVRVERGIKAGDFLFTYKSIFQDVRRAVDWVHSDGDLKRRTTQNMAYYVKKDARLPTVLSRIRVSGAKVFMLTNSDYTYTNEIMTYLFDFPHGADVNEPHRDWKTYFDVIVVDARKPLFFDEGTVLRQVDTKTGSLKIGTHIGPLQPGQVYSGGSCELFTKFINAKGKDVLYVGDHIFGDILKSKKIRGWRTFLIVPELVRELHVWTDECQLFAQLQNLDINLGDLYRDLDSSAKVKPDISHLRTSIRDVTHKMDMSYGMMGSLFRSGSRQTFFSSQVVRYADVYAATLLNLIYYPFSYMFRAPAMLLPHESTVAHDQVHQPPPPPPSSSSTTLEDASSSSSSKNTGSTSGSGSGSGSGSVSGSVSGTTVRADESQNGSNNSPVKDPKDLHRASSIVHTRPSTPTVVTHTHDEDYSEEEETASGAESTTEQQKRNEASD
- the LOC133847495 gene encoding cytosolic purine 5'-nucleotidase isoform X1: MALVTLPQLLKNLRNAPNTLQLIPSKKSALLITSASTTITSRTTTQTDKENTRTTRTTRTAATGKAQITNYVAQLRQLSSFSSRSNSNNYRRKKKSSKGKSCECSSTYASLGKAPTTTTATTRTTTTSTTMSQEVAAVAGMAEAQAQAPFSGEYFDMPPFHCEMSDSAPNTPGPNSVPKKYYRHAAHRVFVNRSLHLENIKYYGFDMDYTLAEYKSPQYEQLGFNLVKERLVSMGYPKEILQFEYDPTFPVRGLWFDTLYGNLLKVDAYGNILVCVHGFEFIKHHQVYELYPNKFLKLDESRVYVLNTLFNLPETYLLACLVDFFNHSSEFVRVERGIKAGDFLFTYKSIFQDVRRAVDWVHSDGDLKRRTTQNMAYYVKKDARLPTVLSRIRVSGAKVFMLTNSDYTYTNEIMTYLFDFPHGADVNEPHRDWKTYFDVIVVDARKPLFFDEGTVLRQVDTKTGSLKIGTHIGPLQPGQVYSGGSCELFTKFINAKGKDVLYVGDHIFGDILKSKKIRGWRTFLIVPELVRELHVWTDECQLFAQLQNLDINLGDLYRDLDSSAKVKPDISHLRTSIRDVTHKMDMSYGMMGSLFRSGSRQTFFSSQVVRYADVYAATLLNLIYYPFSYMFRAPAMLLPHESTVAHDQVHQPPPPPPSSSSTTLEDASSSSSSKNTGSTSGSGSGSGSGSVSGSVSGTTVRADESQNGSNNSPVKDPKDLHRASSIVHTRPSTPTVVTHTHDEDYSEEEETASGAESTTEQQKRNEASD
- the LOC133847495 gene encoding cytosolic purine 5'-nucleotidase isoform X2; amino-acid sequence: MPLTQKQQQPSSSSTHSKPNTNNNGTRERERERERTQTIGETDMDQSVLNGLHLGDGSSSYHGHKREQGHRVFVNRSLHLENIKYYGFDMDYTLAEYKSPQYEQLGFNLVKERLVSMGYPKEILQFEYDPTFPVRGLWFDTLYGNLLKVDAYGNILVCVHGFEFIKHHQVYELYPNKFLKLDESRVYVLNTLFNLPETYLLACLVDFFNHSSEFVRVERGIKAGDFLFTYKSIFQDVRRAVDWVHSDGDLKRRTTQNMAYYVKKDARLPTVLSRIRVSGAKVFMLTNSDYTYTNEIMTYLFDFPHGADVNEPHRDWKTYFDVIVVDARKPLFFDEGTVLRQVDTKTGSLKIGTHIGPLQPGQVYSGGSCELFTKFINAKGKDVLYVGDHIFGDILKSKKIRGWRTFLIVPELVRELHVWTDECQLFAQLQNLDINLGDLYRDLDSSAKVKPDISHLRTSIRDVTHKMDMSYGMMGSLFRSGSRQTFFSSQVVRYADVYAATLLNLIYYPFSYMFRAPAMLLPHESTVAHDQVHQPPPPPPSSSSTTLEDASSSSSSKNTGSTSGSGSGSGSGSVSGSVSGTTVRADESQNGSNNSPVKDPKDLHRASSIVHTRPSTPTVVTHTHDEDYSEEEETASGAESTTEQQKRNEASD
- the LOC133847495 gene encoding cytosolic purine 5'-nucleotidase isoform X3, with amino-acid sequence MSQEVAAVAGMAEAQAQAPFSGEYFDMPPFHCEMSDSAPNTPGPNSVPKKYYRHAAHRVFVNRSLHLENIKYYGFDMDYTLAEYKSPQYEQLGFNLVKERLVSMGYPKEILQFEYDPTFPVRGLWFDTLYGNLLKVDAYGNILVCVHGFEFIKHHQVYELYPNKFLKLDESRVYVLNTLFNLPETYLLACLVDFFNHSSEFVRVERGIKAGDFLFTYKSIFQDVRRAVDWVHSDGDLKRRTTQNMAYYVKKDARLPTVLSRIRVSGAKVFMLTNSDYTYTNEIMTYLFDFPHGADVNEPHRDWKTYFDVIVVDARKPLFFDEGTVLRQVDTKTGSLKIGTHIGPLQPGQVYSGGSCELFTKFINAKGKDVLYVGDHIFGDILKSKKIRGWRTFLIVPELVRELHVWTDECQLFAQLQNLDINLGDLYRDLDSSAKVKPDISHLRTSIRDVTHKMDMSYGMMGSLFRSGSRQTFFSSQVVRYADVYAATLLNLIYYPFSYMFRAPAMLLPHESTVAHDQVHQPPPPPPSSSSTTLEDASSSSSSKNTGSTSGSGSGSGSGSVSGSVSGTTVRADESQNGSNNSPVKDPKDLHRASSIVHTRPSTPTVVTHTHDEDYSEEEETASGAESTTEQQKRNEASD
- the LOC133847901 gene encoding transferrin, translating into MMTITWKLPAAMLALLLLVQFTTAEEPIYRLCVPQIYLSDCQKLLADPSEAGIRMECVAGRDRVDCLELIEQRKADVLASEPEDMYMAYHRKNEDYRVISEIRTQEGKDANFRYEGIILVKKTSPIKSLQELRGAKSCHTGFGRNVGYRIPITKLKNTHVLKVSADPQISATERELKALSEFFSQSCLVGTYSAHPDTDRLLKKKYPNLCALCENPTQCNYPDKFSGYDGAIRCLDKGQGEVAFTKVQFIKKYFGLTGNATAPPAEGKPEDFEYLCEDGTRRPVTGAACSWAQRPWIGYISNEQAVHGEQKLHQLQTRLEKFFENGLHAENKDAAAHLLIQPNAVYHSKSEAVDPKVYLERAGYKDVIERDGSAIRKLRLCVQRDTELSKCEALHRAAYARDARPELECVQSVDCIEALASNKADVTVLTAGSYADARGKQLIPLVYEQLPSEQLLVAVAPPSLSRDALQQAPINYDASSERARLSAALLNKRRSLDWCNIVPSKEQQLLIVPAQQLEQHKDWQLVCPTLERRPVTDVAACNVEVQLPNAIFARSDATSVEQETIKHLFSLISERFGDHGKFVDVFGLFSEYQKGEKNVIFNDDASELVTELKSDYQNEHIYNELKCDGNKIPKQ